CTTGGAACCGCCAAGCACAAGCGGCTTGCCGGTGATAAATCCGGGGGAATCGTGCTCCCGGATCCGGCTGTATTCGTCAAGCATCCAAGCCATGATCTGTGCATTCGTGTAAACATCGGGCGCCGGTATATCCTTCGTCGGCCCGACAATTTGGCTGATCGCCCGCACATAACCTCTGGCCAGACGCTCCAATTCCCTGATGGACATGTCGCGCGGATCGCAAACGATTCCTCCCTTGCCCCCGCCGAAGGGCAAATCGAAAATACCGCATTTCAAGGTCATCCATAAAGATAATGCCGATACTTCTTCAGCGGAAACATTGGGATGAAATCGAATTCCCCCTTTGGTCGGTCCTACGGCATCCGAATGCTGCGCCCTGTAACCGGTAAAAATCCGGGTTGAGCCGTCATCCATTCGGATCGGTATGCGAACCGTCAGCAGCCGCTGCGGTTCCTTGAGCAATTCATAATACGTCTCTTCATACCCCAGCTTTTCCAGTGCGAGCTTGATCACTTTCTGCGTTGAAAGCAAAATGTTCTCATCCAGTGGAGGTTTGCTTGCTCCGATGACAATCCGCTTGTTTTTGGCCATGTCCCTGAAATTTCCTCCCTTATCCAACTGATAAGTCATTCACACAACATATCCATTTTAAACCATTCACCCGCAAAAGAAAAAGCCCCTTTGCCCATTTATATCCATCTATTTTGCCGGCAAGCTATAAGGATTTCATGCCGCGCAGATAGCCGATAAAAAATAAGAGAATCGCAAAGGTAAAGAGCGTTCCTCCCGCTACCGCGCTGTAGGCCCCTAATTTCACTTGCCACGATTCGGCTAACACGCCGATCGGCAGCAAAAACCCGCTGAATACAAGCAGTATTGATGCGCTCATGAGCAGCTTGCGGGATAAACGGAACGTGGCGATAAAGTTTCCTATGACCAGGGATGTGATGCCCATCAGTGTCATATGACCGTGCGTGCTGGCCATCCTGTCGTCGTACAGCATTTTTCGGACAAACAAGTCTCCCAGTCTGCTTGCACTAGACGGAGATTCTCCGGCGATCTCAAAAGCTTCCTTCATGGCGTCGCTCTGGGAGATTTTCGTGTCCGCCAAAAACACACTGGCATACATTCCTCCAAACAACGCCCCAGCCAAAATCAGCGCAAACCCGCTGACAATCAAAAATCTCTGCATGATGGCGCCTCCTTTGCAGTCAACTTTTTCCTTTCATTTATTGTGCTTCAAGTTCTTGGATTATAACCGCAGGCGATGCATGATTTTCCAAATGCGGCGCATACTATCGATAAGTTCTGCTAAAGGGGTGAAATAGGATGGATGGCAACAAACCGAAAGAAGAGAAAGTCCCCCGTTATTTTTATTTCGATCTGGCCGATGAGCACCATCGGAAGCTGATGGAGGAAGAAATGGAAGAACATAAGGAGGATCCTTTGAAGCCGCTGGAGAACATTACCCGGGTTGAATATTGAACGTCCCTCTAACGTCCTCTGGACTTTCAGAGTGACGAGAAACCCTAAAGATGAAATGAAGTCTTTTTGTCGGATGGGGGGTATCTTCTTCCGTCGCTCTTGAAACCAGGAAATGGGATTGGAAATTGCGGTATTTCCCCGGTTTCAAAGGCGAACGCCAGGTCTCTACAGAAGATACCCCCCCAACCCTATGGATCTTCATTCCCATGGTTATGGGGTTTCTCGTCAGCCTAAACGTCCTCTGGACGTTTTTTTAAGATTCATTCAAATATCTATTTGATTATAACTGGAAAATGAAGTATAATTATATTCAAACAATGATTTGATTGAGGTGAGGTCCATGGAACGGGACCGCTGTGAAATTTACTGCTATGATGAACAAAAAGTCAACCGTTTAACGAATCTGATCGTCCGCAAAAATATTCCTTCGATGACAAAGCTGTTCAAAGCGATGGCGGATGATACAAGAATGAAAATCGCCTATGCGCTGTGTTTGGAGGATGAGCTGTGCGTATGCGATGTGGCTAATATTATCGGCTCTTCGCTGGCGACCGCTTCCCATCATCTTCGCTTGCTGAGGAATCTGGATTTGGCCAAGTACCGAAAAGAAGGAAAACTGGTGTTTTACTCTCTGAAGGACGATCATGTCAGGCAGTTGGTCCTTGTGGCGCTGGCCCATACGGAGGAGGGAACAGAAAATGAAGTCCGCGATCGAACGGAATCTGCCGGAACAATCACAAGCGGGTGAGAACAGCTGTGTATTTCGGGTGGAAGGCTTCACCTGCGCAAGCTGTGCGGCGCAATTCGAGCGAAACGTCAAATCGCTCCCCGATGTGGAGAATGCCCGCGTCAATTTCGGAGCGTCAAAAATAACGATATACGGCAAAACAAGCGTTGCCGAGCTGGAAAAGGCGGGGGCTTTCGAAGGGCTGAAGGTCTTCCCCGAAGAAGAACGCTGGAGAATGGAAAAACAACCCTTCCTGAAAAGCAAAGCGGCGGTTCGAACCGCTGTTTCCGCAGTTCTGCTGCTGGCGGGATGGCTGCTTGAGCCGCTCGGGTTTGGCGCTGCAGCCGGTATTCCGCCTGCGGCAGGAATATTCGGGCTTGCCATCGTCATCGGCGGATACAGCCTGTTCCTGCAGGGACTGCGCAACCTCTCCCGCCTCCAATTCGACATCAAAACGCTGATGACCATTGCCATCTTGGGAGCCGCCGCGCTCGGACAGTGGAGCGAAGGGGCGACCGTCGTGTTCTTGTTTACCTTAAGCGAAGCGCTGGAAAGCTATTCGATGGATAAGGCCAGGCAATCCATCCGCTCTTTGATGCAAGTCGCCCCCAAGGAAGCGACGATCCGCAGAGACGGCAGGGAACTGCAAATTCCGGTTGGGGACATCCGAATCGGAGACCGGATGATCGTCAAGCCCGGACACAAGATTGCCATGGACGGACTTGTGGTCGGCGGCTGCTCCGCCGTCAATCAGGCAAACATTACCGGGGAATCGATTCCCGCCGCCAAATCCTCCGGCGATGAAGTGTTCGCCGGCACGATCAACGGAGAAGGCGTGCTGGAAGTTGAAGTTACCCGGCGGGCCGAGGATACGACGATCTCCAAAATCATCCATTTGGTAGAGGAAGCCCAGGCTGAACAGGCGCCGTCCCAAGCCTTTGTGGACCGATTCGCCAAATTCTACACACCGGCCGTCATCCTGCTGGCGCTCGGCACAGCCGTCGTTCCTCCGCTGCTTCTGGGCGCCGGATGGGAAACATGGATCTATGAGGGGCTTGCCCTGCTCGTAGTCGGTTGTCCGTGCGCGCTGGTGGTTTCAACGCCCGTCGCGATTGTCACCGCGATCGGCAATGCGGCCAAGCACGGCGTGCTGATCAAGGGCGGCGTTCATCTTGAAGCAGCGGCCCATTTGTCTGCCGTCGCCTTCGACAAAACCGGGACGCTGACGAAAGGGGTTCCCCGGGTTACCGAGCTTGTCTCCTTTCATGGAGAGGCCGGCGAATGGCTCGGAATCGCCGCCGCCATGGAACGGCAATCCCACCATCCGTTGGCCGCCGCCGTCATCCGCAAAGCGGAGGAGATGGGAATCGATATCGGCCGGTGGACCGCCGAACAATTCGTCTCCATAACCGGCCGGGGCATCGAAGCGGTGGTCAGCGGAACAAAGTATTATGCGGGAAGTCCCGCGCTCTGGGCCGAAATGCTTCCTGAAGGTATGTCGGAAACGGTCTCCCGTGAGAGCGAGCGGCTTCACGATGAAGGAAAAACCGTGATCCTGTTCGGTCCGGAGGGGCAGGTCACGGGGTTGATCGCTGCGGCTGACGAGGTGCGACCCGACAGCAAACAGGCGATCCTGGAGCTGCGGAAAGCCGGCATCGGCAGCATTGTGATGCTGACCGGCGATCATCGGGCAGCGGCGGAAGCGGTCGGCCGTCTAACGGGCGTCGACCAAGTAAAGGCGGAGCTGATGCCCCAGGAAAAGCTTGAGGTGGTCCGACAGCTCCGGCAGTCGGACAAAGTCGCGATGGTCGGTGACGGGATGAACGACGCTCCGGCGCTCGCCGCCGCCGATGTAGGGATCGCCATGGGCGGCGCGGGCTCCGATACCGCTTTAGAGACGGCGGACATCGCGTTGATGGCCGACGATTTGGCGAAACTTCCCTTTACCGTCGAATTAAGCCGCAGGACGCTGCGGATTATCAAGCAGAACATCTCCTTTGCCCTGCTGCTCAAATTGCTGGCGATGCTGCTGGTCATCCCCGGCTGGCTGACGCTGTGGCTGGCCATTTTCGCGGACATGGGAGCGACGCTGATCGTCACGCTGAACGCGCTGCGGCTGCTGCGGGTCAAGGCTTAAGCTGCCGACATTCGGGCAATATGCCCTCTGCGACGGGGCGCGCAAAAGCGGTGCAAATCAAGCGCTCCGCGGATCAAATGACATCACATGCCATAAGGGTGCCCCTGGAAAAGAACGTTCAGGGTGCACCCCTTTTCTGCTTCACGCATGACGAAATCCCGGTCAAATCACGTTTGGGGATTTTCAAACATAATGTATTGATATGACCATGTGGGCGATTGTCGGGATTCAGCGGCAAAAATACTCTAAAGGGGATTAACCAATGCCATCATTTATCAATATCGGTGTGTTAAATGTGAATAGTCCCCAGCAAAACTCGCCTGTTTTTATTGGGGAAAGCATATCCTCGGGATGGGATGCCAATCAGAAGTTTAATGCGGCGCACGGCGGTACTTATGGAGTTGGAAATATGTTTTTCTTCGAGAGAGACTTGAATTTTGACCCCGATGTCGTCGATGGAAACATCTTCGATCAGGATTTCAAACCGAGCGCCGGTGCAGCTGTATGAGCAAATTCAGCCAATTGATTATTCAAGGCAATATCTCCGTACAAACGATATCCTCCCAATCCGGGATTTTCATTGCCGAGCGCAATATTGCCGTGGGATGGAGTTCCCACAGAAAGTTCAACACGATATTCGCCACGATTAGCGGAAGATCCAATAAAATTTACAATAATCTTTCCATCGTTTATGATCCGGATTTCATTGATACGCCGATTGATGACAGGGACACTCATATTGTTTTGACCAAAGACTCCGCCGGGAAGGAAAAGGTAACGAATATTCATGCGGATTCCATTCATGTGAATTCGATATCTCAAAACAGCTCCTTATTGATCGGCGATGGCCAGATTACCGGAATGGATTCACACTCAAAAATCAATTATGCACAAGGAAGCGTTCTCGGAAATTACAATCAATCCACTCTTAATACCAACATGAATTTCGACAGCGATCTGATCGATGCGACGATCAACGACCAGGATGTTAAAATTGCCTATGCAGCAAACAAACAAGGTTAGGCTATAATCTGCGTGCCTTCCCCCTCGGCATTTTTTTTGTTTGCATCATCATTTGCTGAGTCGGACAAGTAACTTGGACAAGTACCGTGCCCCTCCCCGGTATCCAAGCATAAAGTAGTCTATAAAAAACAAGAGGGGTGAGCAGGAATGAAAAACATAAGCAATCGCCACGCGCAAATCAGCCAGACAGGCAACTTCACCTATTTGACCAGAACCCAATTCACCTTTTACGCCAGCGACAGCATCCTCAACAGCGTGCTGGGCGGTATTGCCGGAAAAAGAGTCAGCATCGCCGGTTATATGCAAACCAAAATCGGCAAAACGAATTTGGTCAGACTCGTCGTCGGTCCACAGGGTGCTGTCAGCATAAGCGACACCGCCACGGCCAGAAATGTTTTGAAATCCTTGGGAGTCAGGCTTCGGATGAAGAAAGTGCTTCAGGTGCTGGGAATTGTCGCCGGAACCCCCGGCATTATCAGAAGCATCTATCGCAGCCTGTACCACAAGGTAACCGTTTATGCGATTTACCTTGGAGAAAATTCAAATATTTTCGTGGATACGTGC
This sequence is a window from Ferviditalea candida. Protein-coding genes within it:
- a CDS encoding ArsR/SmtB family transcription factor — translated: MERDRCEIYCYDEQKVNRLTNLIVRKNIPSMTKLFKAMADDTRMKIAYALCLEDELCVCDVANIIGSSLATASHHLRLLRNLDLAKYRKEGKLVFYSLKDDHVRQLVLVALAHTEEGTENEVRDRTESAGTITSG
- a CDS encoding heavy metal translocating P-type ATPase; amino-acid sequence: MKSAIERNLPEQSQAGENSCVFRVEGFTCASCAAQFERNVKSLPDVENARVNFGASKITIYGKTSVAELEKAGAFEGLKVFPEEERWRMEKQPFLKSKAAVRTAVSAVLLLAGWLLEPLGFGAAAGIPPAAGIFGLAIVIGGYSLFLQGLRNLSRLQFDIKTLMTIAILGAAALGQWSEGATVVFLFTLSEALESYSMDKARQSIRSLMQVAPKEATIRRDGRELQIPVGDIRIGDRMIVKPGHKIAMDGLVVGGCSAVNQANITGESIPAAKSSGDEVFAGTINGEGVLEVEVTRRAEDTTISKIIHLVEEAQAEQAPSQAFVDRFAKFYTPAVILLALGTAVVPPLLLGAGWETWIYEGLALLVVGCPCALVVSTPVAIVTAIGNAAKHGVLIKGGVHLEAAAHLSAVAFDKTGTLTKGVPRVTELVSFHGEAGEWLGIAAAMERQSHHPLAAAVIRKAEEMGIDIGRWTAEQFVSITGRGIEAVVSGTKYYAGSPALWAEMLPEGMSETVSRESERLHDEGKTVILFGPEGQVTGLIAAADEVRPDSKQAILELRKAGIGSIVMLTGDHRAAAEAVGRLTGVDQVKAELMPQEKLEVVRQLRQSDKVAMVGDGMNDAPALAAADVGIAMGGAGSDTALETADIALMADDLAKLPFTVELSRRTLRIIKQNISFALLLKLLAMLLVIPGWLTLWLAIFADMGATLIVTLNALRLLRVKA